A part of Aegilops tauschii subsp. strangulata cultivar AL8/78 chromosome 2, Aet v6.0, whole genome shotgun sequence genomic DNA contains:
- the LOC109784429 gene encoding uncharacterized protein: protein MALQRPAPATPLPTCHHRQNAGVLLQRPSRRRFRPNAQKKPGSASPRTGTPSGSESDNVVLKAAWYGSEALGIAASFFRPPSPEADAGATDDGPSEFQPVGRAQVAEAIKDDFARSYFVTGNLTLGAYEDDCEFADPAGSFRGLQRFKRNCTNFGSLLEKSNMKLTRWEDVEDKSIGHWRFSCVMSFPWRPILSATGYTEYYFDAESGKVCRHVENWNVPKMALLRQIFRPSRWVCEKEKR from the exons ATGGCCTTGCAGCGCCCCGCCCCGGCTACTCCCCTCCCCACATGCCATCACCGCCAGAACGCCGGCGTGCTCCTCCAGCGGCCATCCCGGCGCCGTTTCCGGCCGAACGCGCAGAAAAAACCCGGGTCCGCGAGCCCGCGCACCGGCACGCCGTCCGGCTCCGAGTCGGACAACGTGGTCCTCAAGGCCGCCTGGTACGGCTCCGAGGCCCTCGGCATCGCTGCGTCCTTCTTCCGGCCGCCGTCTCCTGAGGCCGACGCCGGTGCTACAGACGACGGCCCGTCGGAGTTCCAGCCCGTTGGCCGCGCGCAGGTCGCCGAGGCCATCAAGGATGACTTCGCGCGGTCATACTTCGTCACAG GAAACCTCACGCTCGGGGCCTACGAAGACGACTGCGAGTTCGCCGACCCGGCGGGTTCATTCAGAGGCCTGCAACGCTTCAAGAGGAACTGCACCAACTTCGGGTCACTGCTGGAGAAGTCCAACATGAAGCTAACGAGATGGGAGGATGTCGAG GACAAATCGATCGGGCACTGGCGTTTCAGCTGCGTCATGTCGTTCCCGTGGAGGCCCATTCTCTCCG CAACCGGGTACACGGAGTACTACTTCGATGCCGAGTCGGGGAAGGTGTGCAG GCATGTCGAAAACTGGAACGTCCCCAAGATGGCGCTCCTGCGGCAGATATTCAGGCCCAGCAGATGGGTATGTGAGAAAGAGAAACGCTAG